A stretch of the Plasmodium berghei ANKA genome assembly, chromosome: 10 genome encodes the following:
- a CDS encoding mitochondrial ribosomal protein L15 precursor, putative: MLKNGKLASCVIRQIFSVKLMPTCRYISIEKNDNKTIEINDKNNKSNFNLNDLKIGKHFREMFHDGEEKNFESHPFNRRFAYSKKSLFPIEPRNLRTLGLNRQRKKKRGRGDKCPGKGIRDKHKHRKSGKPNSRTFESGKTPLYRRLPKWPEAWLSRQKKQYEFLNLSKLRYFIEKGRLDTNFPITQRHLYDSKCVRIKNGVKLFNINDYPFPYKINIEVANADQSSIDTIKKVGGSVTIIYMERVNLRAHIKPYKFEILPKTARPNLDAIHFLEKMKSRGCIVKYIKPLWLIEEEKRIINELTEIEECSKLSNNEYTFENEDSDQEKKERLLQKYRLQNTKMAENN; this comes from the coding sequence atgttaaaaaatggTAAATTGGCTAGTTGTGTTATAAGACAAATATTTAGCGTGAAATTGATGCCTACGTGTAGATATATTagtattgaaaaaaatgataacaaAACAAtcgaaataaatgataaaaataataaatcaaatttcaatttaaatgatttaaaaataggAAAACATTTTAGAGAAATGTTTCATGATggtgaagaaaaaaattttgaaagtCATCCATTTAATCGAAGATTTGCTTACAGTAAAAAAAGTTTATTTCCTATTGAGCCACGAAATTTAAGAACATTAGGATTAAATAgacaaagaaaaaaaaaaagaggcCGAGGAGATAAATGCCCAGGAAAAGGTATACGAGATAAACATAAACATCGAAAATCCGGAAAACCAAATAGCCGAACTTTTGAAAGTGGAAAAACTCCATTATATAGAAGATTGCCAAAATGGCCTGAGGCATGGTTAAGtagacaaaaaaaacaatatgaatttttaaatttatcaaaattaagatattttatagaaaaagGGAGGTTAGATACTAATTTCCCAATAACACAAAGACATTTATATGATTCAAAATGTgtaagaataaaaaatggagTTAAACTATTTAACATTAATGATTATCCATTTccttataaaataaatattgaaGTAGCCAATGCTGATCAATCTTCAATTgatacaattaaaaaagttgGGGGATCGGTTactataatttatatggaACGTGTTAATTTAAGAGCCCATATAAAACCATACAAATTTGAAATACTACCAAAAACTGCGCGCCCCAATTTAGATgctatacattttttagaaaaaatgaaaagtaGAGGATGCAtagttaaatatattaagcCTTTATGGTTAATAGAGGaagaaaaaagaattataaatgaattaacAGAAATTGAAGAATGTTCGAAATTATccaataatgaatatactTTTGAAAATGAGGATTCTGAccaagaaaaaaaagaaagactactacaaaaatatagactccaaaatacaaaaatggcagaaaataattaa
- a CDS encoding coatomer subunit beta, putative: MGTIDFENNCTLYICTDNCEVPSVNEIQKKLESQNVDNKIEGMENLIFNIIQGESYGNLLMFVIRFIVPHKDHRLKKMCHIFFEVVDKCNNDGTLKEEMILVCNALRNDLISPNEYVRGSTLRLLSKIKYLKILDPLIEAITKNLNHSHSYVRKNAISCIHTIIKNHGIDVIPNAVKEVEKILFLETDISTKRSALSMLIDIDPLTTLKYVLSLNDQLYDTADVMLLEVIQLFKKLFIPHIFDDSCLEINGNKHMSEDECSQYGEKYENCYENIDDEDELRNSKNDLYGYLQNSNDNSVLDFKSEEIRFKNKKLHQNDYMPYKNNVINILLNMLNKNVSNSVLYEGSCCLLYISNSTLSIKTASECFIKLLINQHDNNIKLIVIDKLYYIMCKWKHILSNYIMDLLRSLNFPSKDVKLKILNLVLHILTKRNVHLVLNVIKKELLKLNEQPIYNSKGLIARGNAQNNDPNRIISITKDEENNGALTKMSNLGDSNNAYSSSIQTYNNNISTNSIDSANYKKILIKSLQHICNMYTTDCLGIVDLLFLYANTQEKNISYESAICIKKLANNSILQNNILEKIIENMFEIKETTILRMFLWTLGQYMNKNEIILNFINILYEQMSYFLNNSMNESDIVSKIFSEKLKKNKFLNFNETSSNIGNNNTTPYFQNIQTKTVILEDGTYATEAFANTQNKSSMNLSGSNKNGGKFSSKNNSNLNQFLYNLFGENDDLLLSVLCVCITKLYLRLLSNVDDVFNFIRMENNNDKEKFDKENFDKEKFDDPNLMLKNLNVFRNKSIHILSSIIKYTTQKNIKSVTSVYENDSNVIRITQCLNILLKIKVGIKNIDNETKEFIETFINGDKYYHDFIKKEEDKYCSLYGSTSKNCRKIETIEANDINNEEDDNISLISDKEMENVDNVINFRILKEKKNVLNIFDDEIVTKNENFEQMKLKYSLKNDILYDYNEFKYPIINQYNYSSTFLSKLHKSQAITSIDDDIFIEIFPIISTINLILEFYIYNQSGIDLQNIFINLSTHNNLKPIDKIPQFNLAPYEKKKFKTTIKVHTTETGTIFGYVFFEKKNDPQKYYIVLNEININMNEYITASFVSSHLFRIMWSEFEWENKINVNTSISDAFELLKLIIKHTNMTIVERFMPLEYYEHEMKNIGENENITPIDIYISYISTLDDLKLLVNNSAFFSVNLFSRSIFGEDSLANFSVQKNPDGKLTGSIRVRSRTQGIALSLGDKITLIQSGINTELQ, encoded by the exons ATGGGAACAATagattttgaaaataactgtactttgtatatatgtacagATAATTGTGAAGTTCCTTCTGTAAATGAAATTCAGAAGAAATTAGAAAGTCAAAATGTAGACAATAAAATTGAAGGAATGGaaaatttgatttttaatataatacaagGTGAATCATATGGAAACCTACTAATGTTTGTTATTAGATTTATAGTACCTCATAAAGATCATagactaaaaaaaatgtgccatatattttttgaagtTGTAGATAAATGCAATAATGATGGAACTTTAAAAGAAGAAATGATATTAGTATGTAATGCTTTGAGAAATGATTTAATATCTCCAAATGAATATGTGAGGGGATCGACACTACGATTAttaagtaaaataaaatatttaaaaattttagaTCCTTTAATTGAAgcaattacaaaaaatttaaaccATTCACATAGTTATGtaagaaaaaatgcaaTTAGTTGTATCCAtacaattattaaaaatcaTGGAATAGATGTTATACCGAATGCAGTTAAAGAggttgaaaaaatattatttttagaaaCTGATATATCTACAAAACGTAGTGCACTATCTATGTTAATTGACATCGACCCATTAACAACATTAAAATATGTCCTTTCATTAAATGATCAGTTATATGATACAGCAGATGTTATGCTGTTAGAAGTTATCcaactttttaaaaaattatttattcctCACATTTTTGATGATTCATGTTTAGaaataaatggaaataaacaCATGAGTGAGGATGAATGTAGTCAATATggagaaaaatatgaaaattgtTATGAGAATATTGATGATGAGGATGAATTAAGGAATTCAAAAAACGATTTATATGGTTATCTACAAAATAGTAATGATAATAGTGTATTAGATTTTAAAAGTGAAGAAATcagatttaaaaataaaaaattacatcaaaatgattatatgccatataaaaataatgtaataaacattttgttaaatatgctaaataaaaatgttagtAATAGTGTATTATATGAAGGATCATgttgtttattatatattagtaaCTCTACATTAAGTATTAAAACAGCAAGTGAATGtttcataaaattgttaataaatcaacatgacaataatataaagtTAATTGTTAttgataaattatattacatTATGTGTAAATGGAAGCACATTCTTTCAAACTATATCATGGATTTGTTACGAAGTTTAAATTTTCCATCAAAAGATGTAAAGCTTAAGATTTTAAATTTagttttacatatattgaCAAAAAGAAATGTACACTTAGTTTTAaatgttattaaaaaagaattattaaaattgaaCGAACAACCTATTTATAATTCAAAAGGTTTAATAGCTCGAGGAAATGCTCAAAATAATGATCCGAATAGAATTATTTCGATAACAAaagatgaagaaaataatggaGCATTAACAAAAATGTCAAATTTAGGAGATTCGAATAATGCATATAGTTCATCAATacaaacatataataataatatatcaacAAATAGTATCGATTCtgcaaattataaaaaaattttaattaaatctttacaacatatatgtaatatgtATACTACAGATTGTTTGGGTATAGTTGATTTACTTTTTCTTTATGCAAATACccaagaaaaaaatataagttatGAATCTgctatatgtataaaaaaactagCAAACAATAGTATATtgcaaaataatatacttgaaaaaattatagaaaaCATGTTTGAAATAAAGGAAACGACAATATTACGAATGTTTTTGTGGACATTGGGTCagtatatgaataaaaatgaaattattttaaattttataaatatattatatgaacaaatgtcttattttttaaataatagtatGAACGAATCAGATATTGttagtaaaatatttagtgaaaaattgaaaaaaaataaatttttaaattttaacgAAACCTCAAGTAATattggaaataataatacaacaCCATATTTCCAAAACATACAAACTAAAACTGTTATTTTAGAAGATGGCACATATGCTACTGAAGCTTTTGCAAATACTCAGAATAAAAGTTCTATGAATTTATCTGgctcaaataaaaatggtggtaaattttcttcaaaaaataattcgaatttaaatcaatttttatataatttatttggtgaaaatgatgatttattattatctgtTTTATGTGTATGCATAACAAAGTTGTATCTTAGATTGCTATCAAATGTGGATgatgtttttaattttatacgaatggaaaataataacgataaagaaaaatttgataaagaaaattttgataaagaaaaatttgaTGATCCTAACTTgatgttaaaaaatttgaacgtgtttagaaataaatcgattcatattttgtcaagcataataaaatatacaacacaaaaaaatataaaatctGTAACTAGCGTATATGAAAATGACAGTAATGTTATACGGATAACACAATGTCTTAACatacttttaaaaataaaagtgggaataaaaaatatcgaTAATGAAACGAAGGAATTTATAGAAACATTTATTAATGGGGATAAGTATTATCAcgattttataaaaaaagaagaagaCAAGTATTGTAGTTTATATGGATCTACTTCTAAAAATTGTCGAAAAATCGAAACTATAGAAGCCAATGATATAAACAACGAAGaagatgataatatatcattaattAGTGATAAAGAAATGGAAAATGTAGATAATGTAATTAATTTTAgaattttaaaagaaaaaaaaaatgtattaaatatatttgatgaTGAAATtgtaacaaaaaatgaaaattttgaacaaatgaaattaaaatattctttaaaaaatgatatattatatgattaTAACGAATTTAAATATCCTATTATAAatcaatataattattccTCAACATTTTTATCTAAATTACATAAATCCCAAGCAATAACTAGTATAGatgatgatatatttattgaaaTATTCCCAATAATTTCAACCATAAATTTAATACttgaattttatatttataaccAATCAGGTATagatttacaaaatatatttatcaatttGTCTacacataataatttaaagcCAATTGATAAAATCCCACAATTTAATTTAGCCccatatgaaaaaaaaaaattcaaaactACTATAAAGGTGCATACTACAGAAACAGGAACTATTTTTGGATATGTTTTTTtcgagaaaaaaaatgatccccaaaaatattatatcgttttaaatgaaattaatataaatatgaatgaatatattacaGCTTCTTTTGTATCGTCTCATTTGTTTCGAATTATGTGGTCTGAGTTTGAATGggaaaacaaaattaatgtCAACACATCAATTAG TGACGCCTTTGAATTGCTGAAGCTAATCATAAAGCACACAAACATGACAATAGTGGAAAGGTTTATGCCTTTAGAATATTATGAGCatgaaatgaaaaatataggagaaaatgaaaatataacacCTATAGATATATACATATCTTATATTTCAACTTTAGatgatttaaaattattagtaAACAATTCagcttttttttctgtGAATTTATTTTCGCGAAGTATATTTGGAGAAGATTCTTTAGCTAACTTTTCAGTTCAGAAAAATCCAGATGGGAAATTAACAGGGAGTATACGGGTTCGAAGTAGAACACAG GGCATAGCACTTAGCTTAGGAGACAAAATAACGTTGATACAATCTGGAATAAATACTGAATTACAATAA